The nucleotide sequence GCCCGGAAGGACGGGCACCGGCACAACGACACCGCGCACACGCGCCGTTACACCCCGGCGGCGTTGCCGAACAGTAAGGCGACTGTGCCTGATCCGTGAGGAACACGGCGGCCCGGACCGGCACCCGCGCATGCGGCGAAGCCGGGTGGGCCGACGGACGCCCCTCGCGCCTTGGCGCGCGGCCGTGCCGCGGCCGACACGGGCTATCGCCCCGCCGGGCGGCACCGCGACGAAACGCACGGGTTGGGCCCGGCGTTCGGCGCGGCGACGAATCTCGGCGACAAGCACCCCCTTACGGTGATCAGTCCGCCACCCAGCGTCAAGTACCGCCACACGGGTGCCACCCCCGACCACGCCGCGGTGCGCCCACTCGCCCGGCACTCCGACCCGTGGATCGGAGGTCGGCGGGGTGGCCGTCGGCCGGGTCGGTCGGCGTCGGTGCGGCGCCATACGTGGTGGACCGCACCCGGCCGAAGACACCGGCGTCGTACCCGGGGTCAGTCGCCCTCGGGGCGGCACCACAGGTGGTGGACCGCACCCGGCCGAAGACAGCGGCGTCGTACCCGGGGTCAGTCGATCGCGGTGCGGCGCCACAGGTGGTGGTCTCCTTGCGGCGTGGCCGCGGTCTCGCGGGCCACCAGGCCGTGGGATTCCAGGTCGGTGAGGCACGCGGCCACGGTGGCGAGGGCGGTTCCCGCTTCCTTGGCGATGGCGTGCTGGTCGAGCGCGTGGTTCGGCGGGACCGCCTCCAAAACGCGGGCGGTTTCCGGGGGAAGACGGTCCCAGATGCGGGTCGGGCCCTGCGGTCGGGGGGCGAGGTCGTCGCCGATGAGGCCGACGTTTTCGACGACTTCCGCCGGGGTCGTGACGAGGTATGTGTCTTCCTCTCTGAGCAGTTGGTGCACCCCGGCGGAGTGCGGCGCCGTGATCGGACCGGGGATTCCCATCACGGAGCGCCCGAGGTCGCGGGCACGGCGGGCGGTGATCAACGACCCGCTGCGCAACGCCGCTTCGACCACGACGGTGCCCCGCGACAGTGCCGCGATGACGCGGTTGCGTTCGACGAAGCGGACGCGGCTCGGCGAGCACCCGGGCGGCAGTTCGCTCACCAGCGTCCCCGTCTCGCCGATCCGGGCGAGCAGCCTGTCGTGCCCGCGCGGATACGCGACATCGATACCGCAGGCCAGGACCGCGACCGTGGGACCGCCGCCGGACAGGCTGCCCCGGTGTGCGGCACCGTCGATGCCGTACGCGCCGCCGGACACGACGGACCACCGCGCCCCCGCGAGCCCGTGGGCGAGTTCGTGGGTCACGTACGTGCCGTAGTCCGTCGCGGCCCGCGAGCCCACCACCGCGACGGACCGCAGCGCCGCGTGGCGGACGGGCACGGGGCCGCGCTCCCACAACCCGATCGGGCGCGCGTCGCCGAGGTCGTCGAGTTGCGTGGGCCAGTGCCGGTCGCCGGGGATGACGAAGCGCCCGCCCAACCGGGCGACCGTCGCGAGGTCGTCCGCGGCGGACGGCCCGCCGAGCCGTACGCGGTATCCGGCGGGGTCCCGGCGCCGGAACTCGGTCGGCAGCGGCCCGTCTGCCTGAAGCACGCGCAGGACCTCATGCGGGCCGTGCACCCGCAGCGCGGCCCCCATCGCGGTGTCTCCCGGCTCCGCCAACCGCGCCAAGGCCGCGCGGGCGACGTGCTCTGCGTCCATGGAATCCCCCAGGGCTTCGAGAAACCGCGGCCGTGGTCGCGGTGATGGTGGTGGGTCGCGGAGGCGACCGCCGACGGGCGCCGGGCGGCGAAGCGGGGCGGCGGCAGGCGATCCCGCGGCGTGGTCGTGGGTGGGCGGACAGGCCTTCCGGGCTGCTGCGCT is from Yinghuangia sp. ASG 101 and encodes:
- the dprA gene encoding DNA-processing protein DprA; the protein is MDAEHVARAALARLAEPGDTAMGAALRVHGPHEVLRVLQADGPLPTEFRRRDPAGYRVRLGGPSAADDLATVARLGGRFVIPGDRHWPTQLDDLGDARPIGLWERGPVPVRHAALRSVAVVGSRAATDYGTYVTHELAHGLAGARWSVVSGGAYGIDGAAHRGSLSGGGPTVAVLACGIDVAYPRGHDRLLARIGETGTLVSELPPGCSPSRVRFVERNRVIAALSRGTVVVEAALRSGSLITARRARDLGRSVMGIPGPITAPHSAGVHQLLREEDTYLVTTPAEVVENVGLIGDDLAPRPQGPTRIWDRLPPETARVLEAVPPNHALDQHAIAKEAGTALATVAACLTDLESHGLVARETAATPQGDHHLWRRTAID